The genomic interval GCGGCCATAATCGGGGGCATGACACGCCCCCTGCGCTTCCTGCTGGCCCTGCTGCCCTTCCTGCTCGCGTCGAGCGCGGCGCGGTCTCGGCGAAGGGAGGAGCAGCATGAGCGTTAGGCCCTGGCGCTCGGTGTTATACGTGCCGGGCGACAAGCCCCACGCCATCGAGAAGGCCCGCACGCTGGGTGCGGACGCCGTGATTCTCGACCTGGAGGACGCCGTCGCGCCCGAGCACAAGGACACGGCCCGCGAGAACGTGGCCGCCGCGCTGCGGACGCCGTGGCGGGTGCCCGTGCTGGTGCGCGTCAACGGCCTGGGCACCCCCTGGGAACATGCCGACCGCGAACTGGCGCTGCGGGCCGGGGCGGACGGGCTGGTGCTCCCCAAGGTGGAGGACGCGGGCGTGGTGCGCGACCTGCACCTGCGCGTGCCCCTCTGGGCCATGATCGAGACGCCAAGGGGGGTGCTGCACGCCGCCGAGATCGCCGACGCCCCCGGCGTGGCGGGCCTGATCGTGGGGGCCAACGACCTCGCGCGGGCGCTGCGGACCCGGCCCGACCCTTCCCGGACGCCGTTCCTGCACGCCCTCTCGGCGGTGGTCCTCGCCGCCCGCGCCCACGGCAAGGTGCCGCTGGACGCCGTCTACAACGACGTGCGCGACCCCGAGGGCTTCGGGCACGAGTGCGAGCAGGGCCGGACGCTGGGCTTTTCCGGCAAAACGGTCATCCATCCCGGCCAGGTGGAGATCGCCAATCGGGCTTTCGGCGTGTCGGAGGCGGAGGTGGAAGTGGCGCGGGGCCTCATCGCGGCATGGACCCAGGCAAGGAATGAAGGGCGCAGCGTGGCGACCTACCAGGGGGCCTTGGTCGAACAGATGCATGTGGACGAGGCGCAGGAAACGCTGGCCTTGTGGGAGGCGACAGGAGCAGATCGGCCTCTTGCTTAACCCCTCTCAAGAGGTTTATGCTGATTAAGCCATGCCCCCGTCCCTGACCGACCGCGAACGCGACCTGCTGGCCCTGATCCGCGAAGCCCCGCTGAGCACGCCCGAGGAACTGGCCCGGCGGCTGGGCACCTCGCGGGGGGCGGTGAATGTGCATGTCAGCAGCCTGATTCGCAAGGGGGCGCTGCTGGGGCGCGGGTACGTGGTGGCCCCGGACGTGGCCCCCTACGTGGTGGTGGTGGGCGGGGCGAACATGGACATCAAGGCCCGGACGCTCGCGCCCGCCGTGCCCGGCACCAGCAACCCTGGCACGGGGACCCAGGCCCCCGGCGGCGTGGCCCGTAACATCGCGGAGAACCTCGCGCGGCTGGGCGTGGACACCCGCCTGATCACGGCGGTGGGCCGCGACCCCCACGGCGACCTGCTGCTGCGCGAGACGGAAGCGGCGGGCGTGGACGTGCGCTCGGTGCTGCGCCTGGACGGCCCGACCGGCACCTACACGGCCGTGCTGGACGACCGGGGCGAACTGCTGATCGCCGTCGCCGCGATGGGGAGCATGGACGCGCTGACCCCCACTGCGTTGCAGGAGCGCCGGGCGGTATTGCGCGGAGCGGCGTGGGTCGTCGCGGACGGCAACCTGAGCCCCGAGACGCTGACGCACCTACTCTCCCTCTGCACCGAGGCGGGCGTACCGGTGGTCTTCGAGCCCGTCAGCGAGCCTAAGGCCGCGCGGCTGCTTCCGGCACTGGCGTCGGGCCTCACGCCCCACACCGTCACCCCGAATGTCGGGGAACTCGGGGCACTGGTGGGGCGGGCGGTTCCGGACACAGTGGAGGCGCTCCGGGACGCGGCGAGCGAATTGCACGGCCGGGGCATCGCCACCGTGTGGGTGCGCCGGGGCGAGCGGGGCAGCTTGCTGTCCACCCCGGAAGGCGTGACCGAACTCCCCGCCCTGTCTGCCGACGTGGCCGACGTGACGGGGGCGGGGGACGCGATGCTCGCCGCCTCCCTCGCCGCGCTGCTGGGCGGGGCCAACCCGGAAGAGGCCGCCCGGCACGGCCACGCCGCCGCCGCCCTCACCGTCGAGAGTCCGCACACTGTCTCCCCCACCCTCACGACCGCCGCCGTGCGCTCGCGCCTCGGGCGCCCGCAGCCCTAAAGCCCCCGCCCCTCACCCCCCAAGGAGTCCCCATGCCCACCTCTGCCCCCCTCCGCCCCGAAGTCGCTGCCCTGACCGACCTCCACCCCGAGGTCGCCGACGCGCTCGCGGGCGGCCAGGCGGTCGTCGCCCTGGAAAGCACCATCATCAGCCACGGCATGCCCTACCCCCAGAATGTCGAGATGGCGCGGGGCGTGGAGGCCGTCGTGCGCGAGCACGGAGCCGTTCCCGCCACCATCGCCGTGCTGGGCGGGCGGCTCAAGGTGGGCCTCACGCCCGACGAGCTGGAGTTGCTGGCGACCGACAAGAACGTGCAGAAGATCAGCACCCGCGACCTTCCCGTCACGGTGGCGCTGGGGCGGCACGGGGCGACCACGGTGGCGTCCACCATGCGGATCGCTTCGCTGGCGGGCATCCGCGTCTTCGCCACCGGGGGCACGGGCGGCGTTCACCGGGGGGCAGGCGAGACGATGGACATCAGCGCGGACCTGATGGAACTCGCCCGCACCGACGTGTGCGTGGTCAGCGCCGGGGTCAAGAGCATCCTCGACATCGGCCTGACGCTGGAGGTCCTCGAAACCCAGGGCGTGCCCGCGATCACGCTGGGCAGCGAGGAGTTCCCCGCCTTCTACTCGCGCCACAGCGGGTTCGCCTCGCCGCTGACCGTCGCCTCGGAAGCCGAGGCCGCCCGCGTCCTGCACGCCAAGTGGTCCCTGGGCCTGACGGGCGGCGTAATGCTCGCCAACCCGATTCCCGAGGACGCCGAGATTCCTGCCGGAGAGATCACCCCCCACATCGAGCAGGCGCTCACGGATATGGCCGCCCTGGGGCTGACGGGCAAGGAGACGACCCCGTACCTGCTGGGCCGCATCGTGGAGATCACGGAGGGCCGCAGCCTCGCGGCCAACATCGCCCTGGTGCGCCACAACGCGGCGGTGGCCGCACGGGTGGCGTCGGCCTACGCGGCGTTGCAGAGCTGAGCCGCCTCTCCCTCTGTGTGCTCCTCCCCCCTTGCGGGGGAGGCTGGGTGGGGGTGGACGGCGCAGCCGTCCCAGGCTGGAGTCGCCCTTTCACACTGCTCTTTCCGACCCCCCTCCCAACCCCCCCCAAGCCGCGCCCGGACTCCCCCCGGCGCGGCCTTCCCCTTCTGTCCCCCTCTCGGGAACGCGCCGCAATCCGCCCCGGAGGGGGGTGGTACGCTCGGAGGCGGTATGGACGCATATGACGTGATGGTGATTGGCGGCGGCCCCGCCGGGTACGTGGCCGCGATCCGGGCCGCGCAGCTCGGCTTCCGGGTGGCCTGCGTGGACGCCTTCGAGCGCGGGGGCAAGGCCAGCCTCGGCGGCACCTGCCTCAACGTGGGCTGCATTCCCAGCAAGGCGATGCTGGATTCCAGCGAACGCTTCGAGATGATTCAGCACGACGCTGCCGAACACGGCATTCAGGTGGACGGCGCCCGCGTGGACCTCGGCAAGATGCTGGGCCGCAAGGAAGGCGTCGTGGACAAACTGACGGGGGGCATCGCCTACCTGTTCAAAAAGAACAAGGTGACCTCCTTCCACGGCCTGGGCCGACTGGTCCGGCAGGACGAGGGCGGCTGGGTCGTCGACGCGGCCGGAACCGAAGTCGTCGCCCGGCACGTCATCGTGGCGACCGGCAGCAGCCCCCGCGAGCTGCCGCTGGCCCCCTTCGGCGGGCATGTGGTGGAAAACAGCGGGGCGCTCGCCTTTGAGCAGGTCCCCGGCAAACTCGGCATCATCGGCGCGGGCGTGATCGGCGTGGAACTCGGCAGTGTGTGGCGCCGCCTGGGGGCACAGGTGACCATTCTGGAGGCCCTCCCCGGCTTCCTGATGGCCGCCGACGAGGCCGTGAGCAAGGAAGCCCTCAAGCAGTTCCAGAAGCAGGGGCTGGAGTTCCACTTCGGCGTGCAGATCAGCGCGGTGCAGCAGGACGAGTCCGGCGTGACCGTCACCTACACGGAAAAGGAGCAGGAGGTCACCGCCCGCTTCGACAAGCTGATCGTGTCCATCGGCCGCGTGCCCCACACGGCGGGCCTGGGGGCCGAGGCGGTCGGGCTGGAGCTCGACGAGCGCGGCTTCGTGAAGGTGGACGGGCACTACCGCACCAACCTTCCCGGCGTCTACGCCATCGGGGACGTCATCGGCGGCGCGATGCTGGCCCACAAGGCAGAAGAGGAAGGCGTGGCCCTCGCCGAGATGCTGGCGGGACAGGCCGGGCACGTGAACTACGACGTGATTCCCTGGGTGATCTACACCTCGCCCGAGATCGCCTGGGCGGGGCTGACCGAGAAGCAGGCCAAGGAGAAGGGTCTGAAGGTCAAGGCCGGGCAGTTCCCCTTCAGTGCCAACGGCCGGGCACTGGGCCACGGCGACCCGCGCGGCTTCGTGAAGGTCGTGGCCGACGCCGACACCGACAAGATTCTGGGCGTCCACATGGTCGGCCCCAACGTCTCTGAGCTGATCGGGGAAACGGTCGCCATCATGGAGTTCGGCGGCAGCGCCGAGGACCTCGCCCGCACCGTGCATGCCCACCCCACCCTCTCGGAAGTGGTCAAGGAGGCCGCACTGGCCGCCGACAAACGCGCCCTGCACATGTGAGGCACCTGGGGGCGTGGCCTGCGACCGCGCCCCCTGTTGACGAATGTGCGGCTGACCGGTATTCTTCCGTGCGTGCCGGAAACGGCGCCCCTTGAAAGGCAGTCAGCGGAGGCCCTGCGCCAAAGCAAACTGAAGTGGTGTGGCCCCATCGTCTAACGGTTAGGACACTACCCTTTCAAGGTAGCGATACGGGTTCGAATCCCGTTGGGGTCACCACGAACAGAAGCCTCCGCCTCCCGGCGGGGGTTTTTGTTTGGGCCGTGGCGGACTCCGGCCGCGCCCGCTGGCCGCGCTGGGCGGTGATCTCTGCACCTTTTCTCAAGTCGCCGCCGGGGGACCGCGTGGAATGATGCGGGCAATGAAAGCGATCATTCCCGCCGCTGGCCTGGGCACCCGCCTGCGTCCCCTGACCTACACCCGCCCCAAGCCGGTGCTCCCGGTGGCGGGGGCGCCCATCATCGTGCATGCGCTGCGGACCCTGCTCGCCGCCGGAATCTCCGAGGTCGGCATCATCGTCTCGGACGCTACCCGCGCCGAGATCGAGCAGACGCTGGAGCAGGCCCCCGGCGCCCACGTCACCCTGATCGACCAGCACGAGCAACTCGGGCTGGGGCACGCCGTCCTGACCGCCCGCGAGTGGGTGGGCGGGGACACCTTCTGCGTGTACCTGGGCGACAACCTCTTCGAACACGGGGTGCGGCCCTTTATCGAGCGCTTCGAGGCCGAGGGGCCAGCGGCCGTGATCGCCCTGGTGGAAGTGGCCGATCCCACCGCCTTCGGGGTGGCCGAACTCGACGGCGACCGCATCACACGGCTGGTGGAAAAGCCCAAGACTCCGCCCAGCAACATGGCGGTGGCGGGGCTGTACTGCTTCACCCCGCAGGTGTTCGGGGTGCTGGACGGCATGCCCCCCTCAGCCCGGGGCGAGTACGAGATCACCGACGCCATCCAGGGGCTGATCGAGCGCGGCGAGCGGGTGCTGGGGCAGCGGGTGGAGGGCTGGTGGAAGGACACCGGGCGCCCCGCCGACCTGCTGGACGCCAACCGGTTGCTGCTCGAGCAGATCACGCCCGACGTGCAGGGCGAGGTCGAAGAGTCGCGCCTGACCGGTCGGGTGATCGTGCCCGCCTCCGCGCGGGTGGTCCGCAGCAAGATCGTGGGGCCGGTGCTGCTGGGCGAGGGCGTGGTCGTGGAAGACGCCTATATCGGCCCCTTCACCAGCGTGGGCCAGGGGAGCGTGATCCGCCACGCCGAGGTCGAACACAGCGTGGTGGACGCCGAAGCCCGCATCGAGAACGTCCACACCCGGCTTCAGGACTGCCTGCTCGGCGTGCGGGCACAGGTGCGCGGGGGGCGCACCGTCCCCAGCACCCACAAGCTCACCATCTCGGACGGCAGCATCGTCGAGCTGGCCTGAACCGGGTGGCCCAAGCACCCGACCGTGCCCCGCCCCCCGTCCTGCGGTGAGGGCGGGCCTATCATGGTCCGATGACCGACACGCCCCGCATTCACCTGGGAACCGCCCTGCGGCGCGACGCCGACGCGCACGCCGAGGGCACCCTCGACCACCTCACCTACGAGCAGGGCGGCGAGGAGCAGCGCCTCAGCTTTGCCGAACCTGCCCCCTATGAGATCGACGTCAACCCGCTGGGCGGCGGCGAGATGTACCTTCAGGGCGAGTTCTCGCCCACGCTGGTCATGGAGTGCGCCCGCTGCCTGCGCGACGTGCCCGTGCCGCTGGAGCTGCGGCTGGGGACCCTGCTGCGCTACGACCCCGCCGTCACCCTCCCCCACCTGGAAGAAGCCGAGAGCGGCGAGGACGTGCTGGTCTTCGGCGATCCCGACCTCGACCTCAGCGCCTACCTCGCGGAGACGGCGCTGCTGGCCGCCCCGCTGAGCGTGCTGCACGCCCCCGACTGCCTGGGACTGTGCCAGGTGTGCGGCCACGACCTCAATGAAGGCCCCTGCGAGCACAGCGCCCGCGTGCCCGTCGAGGAGATCGACGACCTGCTGGGCATCCCCGAAGGCACCGTCCACGCCAAGCAGAACCCCTTCGCGGGGCTGCGCGACCTGAAGCTGCCGGGGGACGACGAGTGACCCAGGAGGCCCCCGGCCTCACCCACTTCCGGGACGGCGAGCCGCGCATGGTGGACGTGAGCGCCAAGGTCCCCACCGCCCGCAGCGCCACCGCCGAGGGCTGGGTGCGCCTGCCGCCCGAGGCCCGCGCGGCGCTGGAGGCGGGCCGCACCCCCAAGGGGGACCCCCTCACGGTGGCGCGGCTGGCGGGGCTGGCGGGCAGCAAACGCACCGCCGACCTCGTGCTGCTGTGCCACCCCATCCCGGTGACTGGGGCGCAGGTCGAGGTCACCCTGGAACCGGAGGGCGTGCGCGTCGTGGCGACGGTCCGCACGACGGCCCCGACCGGCGTGGAGATGGAGGCCCTGACCGCCGTGACGGTGGCGGCCCTGAACGTCTACGACATGCTCAAGGCGAGCAGCAAGGCCCTGACCATCGACGGCGTGCGGCTGCTGCGCAAGGCCGGGGGAAAGAGCGGCGACTACACGGCTCCCGACCATCGGCCGGACACGGGAACCGGGACGGTCCCACCCGCGTAACAGAGAGGATATGGGGACGGCAGAGCGGGGAGACTGGCTCGACCTGCTGCGCCGCGAGGCCGACGGTGAACTGACCGGGGCCGAGCGGGCGCAGGTCGCCGCGTTGTCGCACGACCCCGAGTTCGGGCGCCTGCGGGCCAGCCTGACCCGCGCCGAGACGCTGCTGCGGACGCTGGAGCCGCCCCGGCCTGCCCACTCCCTGGCCCCCGATCTGGCCTCCGAGATCGCCTGGAGTGCCCACCTGACCGCCTGTGCCCTCCCCGTGCCGTCCCGCCGGGTCGCCGCCGAGGTCGCGCGGGAGGTGGGGCTGTCGGCCCGGCTGAGCGCCCCTCCCCCACCCGCGCGGCCGGTGGCCCCGGCCGTGGCGAGCGAGATCGCCTGGAGCGCGGCGCTGCGGTCCTCCCCCGTCTCCCCTTCCCTGCCCGGCTCGCTGGCCGCCTCCGTCACGGCCCGCATCGGCGCAGACGCGCGGGGCGCCGCGCCCACCTCACCCCCACCCCGCCCCCACAACCCTGCCCCCACCCTGCTGGTGGGGGGACTGCTGGTGGGCCTGACGCTGCTGGGGGTCACCGAGGCGTGGCCCGGCCTCGCGGCGGGGGCCGACGTGCTTCGGGGGCTGGTCGCGGGGCTCTCGCCGCTGGTGGGGCTGGGGCTGGGGCTGCTGCTGCTGGTCAGCGCCCTGATCGTTTGGAAGCCCACGCCCGCTGTGCAGCGGCTGGGCGTGGGGGGGTTCGTGCTCTCGGCGGCGCTGACCCTGCCGCCTCTCTATCAGGCCGCGCAACACAGCGGGGTCACCCTGGGCCAGACCCGCACGGTGCGGGGGCCGGTCGCGGGCAACGTGATCGTGGTGGGCGGCGACGTGCGGCTGCTGCCGGGCGCCAGGGTGGACGGCGAGGTCGTCACCCTCTTCGGGGACGTGCGCCGCGCTCCTGGGGCCGAGGTGCGGGGGCAGGTCCACGCCCTGCTGGGCCGGGCGCCCGGGGACGCGACGGCGCAGCACACCCCGCCGCCCACCGGCCTGGGGCTGGCGACCGCCTCGGCCTTCCGGCCCCTGCTGGGCTGGCTGGGGGGGGCCGCCTGGGGACCCATCTTCCTGACGCTGACGGCGGGTGCCCTGGGCCTGCTGTTCGTGACGGGCGCCGCGCCCCTGCTGGCCCGGCGGCAACGGCACGCCCCGCTGCGGACCCTGGCCCTGGGCGTGCTGGCCCTCGCGGTCCTGCTTGGCCCGGCCCTCGCCCTGGCACTGAGCGGGCTGCTGGTGCCGGGGCTGTTTGCCCTCGCGGCGGCTTTCTTGCTGATCGCCACCGGCCTGAGCGTCAGCGCCTACGACGTGGGGCGCGTGGTGGCGTGCCGCCTGCGCCTGCCCCGTCCCGACACGGTGGGCAGCGTGCTGGGGCTGGGGGTGCTCGCCCTGTGCCTCGCCGTGCCGCCGCTGGCCCTGGTGGTGGCCCTCGTGGGCGGGGCCTGGGGAGCCGGAACGCTGCTGCTCACCCGGGGCGGGGCAGATGGACGAAGTCTCGCCGCCTGAGCCTGGGGGCGGCGCTCGGCTCCGTCATCCCGCCCCCAGGCAGCGGCCCCCCTCTTGCCCCACCTGCTGAGATTCGCGCCCTGCACCTCACCGTAAGCCCGTTTGGCGGCGCCGACGCAAAGGGGCCGGAAGACACGCGGTCTCCTGGCCCCCGATTCCGACCCGGACCTTAGCCCAGGATTCGCTTGAGATGCAGGTAGATCTCGTACCAGTCGCCCTTGTCACGGGGCCGCTTGCCGCGCAGTTCGATGCGCGACAGGGTCCGGATCCAGTCGGGCGTGAGCTGGGCACCCAGGGTGGGGTCGGCCACCAGATCGGCCAGGCCCTTGGGCAGCGCCCCCTCGGTGGAGTCGCCGTAGAACTCGACGCCTTCGAGCAGGTCGTGGACCGTGATGGTGTACGCGCCCGCCAGCGTCTGGAGGGTCTCCAGGCTGGGGTTGGTGCGGCCCCGCTCCAGATCGCTGAGGTAGGGCACGCTGATTCCGGCGCTCTCGGCGACGTCCTTGAGCCGCAGCCCGCGTTCGCTGCGCAGTTCGCGGAGCCGTTCATGCAGTTTCATCATTCACCTCCTTGGCTGCGGCGGCGCACTGCCCCGGGGGGCGGCGGTCGCCCGGGACGTCCCCTGCTCCGGGCAGGCGAGTTGCCTGTGGACAGAACCGGACGTTCCCAGTCGGAGTGTAACACCGTGCCCTGATACGGTCAATACAGAATAAAGGCACGTTCTTCTTGCCTCCGCCGAGGAGGCCTGCTAGGATCAGGGCCTCTGCCCGCCGTCCCCTTTTCCGCCCACCCGCCCCAGGAGGGCTTCATGCGTGCATTCGACATCATCGCCGCGAGCATCCGCAGCGGCCATGCCCACCCCACTACCGTCCTCAACACCCTGATCGAGGCCGAGAACGAGGGGGGGCTGGGGGCCATCCGGCAGATCGAGCGGCACCTCAGCGTGGGCCTGCGGGCGCTGCAAGACCGCCAGCATCCCCAGAGCCCACTGGCTCGGGCCTGGCTGAACGCCACCCGCGCCTATCTCGTGACCCAGGCCGAACGGAGACACGCGGTCTGAGTCTCACCCTTCCCTGCCCCCGGCTCCGGCGCGGGGGCTCCCGATTGAAAGGGCCTGCTATTGCCAGCGCTCCCGGGCCTCCGGCACCTCGCCCAGCAGCAGGGGCCGCACCTCCCCGATAAGGTAGAGGCTGCCGCACACGGCGGCGTCGCCCCCTTCCGGCAGCAGGGCGAGAGCGTCTTGAGGCGAGTCGGCCAGGCGCACGGGCAAGCCCGCGAAGTGGGGAGCCAATTCCTCTGGAGGAAGCGCCCGTGGACTCAGGCGGGCACGGGTCAGGATTACCTCCGAGGCGGCCTCCCGCAGTGCCGAGGCCACCCCGGCCACGTCCTTACCGGACGCCGCCCCGAAGATCAGCGGCAGAGGGCTCGCGCCCAGGTCCCGCAGCGCCGACGCGAGGGCGTGTGCTCCCGCCGGGTTGTGCGCCCCGTCCAGCAGTACCCGCCCGCCCTGCCACGGCAGCGCCTCCAGCCGCCCCGGCCAGAGCACTCCGGCGGCCCCGGCGCGGATGGCGGAGCCGTCCACCCCCAGTCGCCAGGCTGCCGCCGCCGCGAGCGCCGCGTTGTGCGCACCATGCTTGCCCAGCAGCGGCGTCCGCAGCTCGAGGGTCCCGTCCGGCAGCCCAACCCGCAGGTCCCAGCCGTCCCACCCCCTGGGCTGGGCCTCCACCCGTACCTCACGGCCCAGTGCCCACAGGTCCGCCCTCCGAGCCTCCAGCCGGGGCCAGAGGGCCGGGGCCACCCCGGTGACGGCCGGGCGCCCCGGACGGAGGATGCCCGCCTTCTCCTCCGCGATGGCTTCCAGGGTCCCACCCAGAATCTCGGTGTGGTCGAGCGCCACCGTTGTGATCACGCTGAGGTCCGGCTCCAGGGCGTTGGTGGCGTCCAGCCGCCCGCCCAGGCCCACCTCCAGCACGGCGATCTCCACCCCGACCTCCGCAAACAGCAGGCAGCCCAGCGCCGTCACGATCTCGAAGAAAGAGGCTTCGGCAGCCTCGGCGTGGGGGCGCACCCGGCGCAGCGTGTCCCCGACCCGCTCGTCGGAACATTCGCGCCCACCCACGACGAACCGCTCCGCAAACCGGGTGAGGTGGGGGCTGGTGAACAGGCCCACGCGGGTCCCCGAGGCGGTCAGCATCGCGGCGAGCGAGGCCGCCGTGCTGCCCTTGCCATTGGTTCCGCCCACCAGCACGCTCCGGAAGCGCCGCTGCGGCTCACCCAGCCGGGTCAGCAGCGCCTGCACCCGGTCCAGGCCGGGATGCATCCCGAAGCGCTGCCGGGCAAAGAGCCAGTCCAGATCACTCATGGCCGCAGGATAGGGCGGGGCGCGGCCTCAGGCCTGAGGAGCGAAATAAGCCTCCAGCAAGGGCACAAGCTGCTTTTTGCGGCTGATGCGGTTCCCGAGGTCGGCGCGGCCCTGCTGCGTTTCGACGCCGAACGCTTCCCGCAGCACCTTTTCCTCGGTGGCCGAGAGCACCAGCGTGGTGTTGTGTTCGCGCAGAATGTCCACCACCGAGAGCAGGATCCCGTTCAGGCCGCCTTCCGCCCTCGCGTGGTCCATCGCCTCCAGCAGCTCGACCTGACGCCCCAGCACGTAGCCGGGGTTGGTGGTCTCGATCACGCCGAGGCCCCAGGTCTGGAGACGCTGGGGCTGGCTGGCATCCCCAAAGGGAAAGACCTTGTAGTCCATCCGCAGCAGCGTCTCGGCGGGCGTGTCGCCCAAGTCGCTCTTGGCCGCGAACATCGCCAGGGCGTAGGCCTCTACGTCCCCGACGCCCGCGATGGGAGCCAGGAACGCCACCGCTTCCCGGTCCCTCGGCGTGGTCGTGGGGCTGCGGAAGTGCAGCGTGTCGCTGAGAATGGCGCTGAGCATCAGCCGAGCGTCCACGGGTTCGATGCTCAGTCCCGCCTCCCGGTGCATGGCCAGCAGGATGGTCGCCGTGCAGCCCACCGGCTCGAAGCGCAGCAAGGCGGGTTGCGCGGTGGTCAGGTCCCCCAGCTTGTGGTGGTCCACCACATGGGTCACGGTCAGCTCGGTCAGGTTGGCGGCCGACTGCGCACTCTCGTTGTGATCGACCAAGGCGACGGCAGTCCCCGCTGGAAGGTCCGGCAGCAGCTCAGGCGCTTCTACCCCCGCCTCCCGCAGCACGTAAGGGGTCTCGAAATTCAGCTCTCCCAGACGGTACGCCTGCGCCTCCGTGCCCAGCCGGGTCAGCAGCCGGGCATAGACGAGGGCCGAAGTGACGGCGTCCGTATCGGGGTTGGTGTGTCCAAACACAGGCAACATGCGGCGATTCTAGAGTGCGCCTGACCCACCCACAAAAAAGAGGACCCCGGAGGGTCCCCTGTCCTGCGCGAGCAGGTTTAGAAGCGGAAGGTGTAGTTGACGCGGAAGCCCTGCGCCACGCTGGTCGCGTTGGTATCGAAGTCGTTGTGACGGAAGATACCGTAGTTGGCGGTCAGGCTGTTGTAGCCGAGCTGCGCGAACACACCGCTCACCGAACCACTCTGGTCGCCGCGT from Deinococcus sp. HSC-46F16 carries:
- a CDS encoding folylpolyglutamate synthase/dihydrofolate synthase family protein yields the protein MSDLDWLFARQRFGMHPGLDRVQALLTRLGEPQRRFRSVLVGGTNGKGSTAASLAAMLTASGTRVGLFTSPHLTRFAERFVVGGRECSDERVGDTLRRVRPHAEAAEASFFEIVTALGCLLFAEVGVEIAVLEVGLGGRLDATNALEPDLSVITTVALDHTEILGGTLEAIAEEKAGILRPGRPAVTGVAPALWPRLEARRADLWALGREVRVEAQPRGWDGWDLRVGLPDGTLELRTPLLGKHGAHNAALAAAAAWRLGVDGSAIRAGAAGVLWPGRLEALPWQGGRVLLDGAHNPAGAHALASALRDLGASPLPLIFGAASGKDVAGVASALREAASEVILTRARLSPRALPPEELAPHFAGLPVRLADSPQDALALLPEGGDAAVCGSLYLIGEVRPLLLGEVPEARERWQ
- a CDS encoding manganese-dependent inorganic pyrophosphatase, with the translated sequence MLPVFGHTNPDTDAVTSALVYARLLTRLGTEAQAYRLGELNFETPYVLREAGVEAPELLPDLPAGTAVALVDHNESAQSAANLTELTVTHVVDHHKLGDLTTAQPALLRFEPVGCTATILLAMHREAGLSIEPVDARLMLSAILSDTLHFRSPTTTPRDREAVAFLAPIAGVGDVEAYALAMFAAKSDLGDTPAETLLRMDYKVFPFGDASQPQRLQTWGLGVIETTNPGYVLGRQVELLEAMDHARAEGGLNGILLSVVDILREHNTTLVLSATEEKVLREAFGVETQQGRADLGNRISRKKQLVPLLEAYFAPQA